Proteins found in one Bacillota bacterium genomic segment:
- a CDS encoding HPr family phosphocarrier protein has protein sequence METTVVVRNESGLHARPAARFVKAANSFKSEIRILHKGKTVNAKSMVEMMLAAISQGETITIVTNGPDENEAMLALTAFVSGG, from the coding sequence TTGGAGACCACGGTTGTAGTGCGAAATGAGTCAGGCCTTCATGCCCGTCCTGCCGCTCGATTTGTGAAGGCAGCGAACTCATTCAAGTCGGAGATACGAATACTGCACAAAGGCAAAACGGTAAATGCGAAGAGCATGGTGGAGATGATGCTGGCGGCCATATCCCAAGGTGAGACCATTACCATAGTGACGAACGGGCCTGATGAGAACGAGGCAATGCTCGCCCTGACTGCGTTTGTGTCCGGGGGGTGA